From the genome of Treponema denticola:
AAAACTAAAAAAAACTTGACTTTTACTCAAAAGAGGCTTAGAATGTATGCATGGAATTTAAAGATGCATTAAAACCCGATTCTGTAGATTTAAAGGATGTTATAACTCCTGAAACCATTAATCTGCACTTAAAAGGGACTACAAAAGAAGCTATTATTGATGAGTTACTTGATACGCTTGTAAAAGCCGGAAAAGTAAAGGACAAGCTCGCAACCAAGGCTTGCGTTTTGGATAGGGAGCGTAAGATGTCCACAGGTATGAAGCACGGTATAGCTATTCCGCATGGAAAGACAGATTCTGTAAGCGATCTTGTTGCCTGTATAGGTATTGCAGATAATCCCGTAGACTTTGACTCTTTGGATCAAGAACCTGCCCGTATTTTTATTATGACACTATCGCCTCTCGATAAGACAGGCCCGCATTTACAATTTCTTGCACAGATAAGCCTATTATTCAAGAGTGCAGAAAAACGGGAAGAACTTTTAAGAGCTGCAAACGAAAAAGCTGTCATAAAGCTTTTAATGGAAAGCGACGAGGACTAATAGGTTAAAAAGCTATAAGTAATGGCCTATGCAAAGCCCTGCACAGGCCATTATTTTTTATCCTGCTTATTCTGTGTAATGAAAAGCTTCATAGAAGAGCTTATCACCCTGTTGACAAATTAGAAGATTTAACACATATTACTATCATGGCCCATAAAAAAGAGAGTTTTTTCCAAAAAATAATAGGTTTATTTATGTCTTCTGAGAGCCCTGAAGCTATAAAAAAGCGGAAATTGAAGGATATTTCAAAGCAAATAGGAAAAACGAGATACGGCAAATGGTATAAATCGAACTCTCAAGAAGTCCTGCCTCAAGCAGCGCAATTTTTTTACGGTATATACAAGGTTGTCGGTTCTGCACGGCCTCTTTTAGCCGGAGCCGCTTCTTCAAAGGTTTTAAAAAATATTACCGTAGAAAACGCTCTTTCCGATAAACAAAAAAAATTGCTTGAAAACCTTTCTGAAGAAGCAATTATAAGCCGGTCTAAAGATACAAATGCCGAGTCACTTGCAGAAACTATTAAGAAAGAACTAAAGACATTTATAGGAGAACTTGATTCCAATCAAACACAAAAGATAGATTTAATTTACCAACATCTTGAGGCCTTTATTCACTTTGTACTTTTCGATTATTATTTTTTACTCCGCAAATTCGATTCAAGCTTTATCGAGAATAACTTTAACTATACACCCAATTTTCAAACAATCAGAGGAGAGTATATTGCAGAGGATTTAAAGGATTTTGCAGCCGTTTTTTATCAGCTTAGCATTGATGCGGATTGGAATATAATATTTGACATAATAAAAACTTATAAAAACATTCAGCCTGTTCATGCAGGCCAATGGAAGAAGCTTTTAGCTTCCTTAAACGACCTCCGCCGTTCACGGGCTCTCGAATATATAATCCAGCACATTACCGAGGATATAATTTATACGGTTGAAACCACTCCCTTTACCGAAAAAGTAATGGACACCTATGTTTCTCAAATTAAAACAAATACACAAAATGTTATAAACAAGCTCATAGAAGAACAAAAATCTTCAAAGGTTGCGGTTTTAATAAGCAGAATTTTCGGAAGCCAAGTTATTTCCGGAATGAAAAACTATACCATTGATGCAAACAAGGCCTTTTCAAAAAGAGGCTTGCCGGGATATATTTATGCTGAAGAAATGAGCTACTTAAAATCTTTTTTAATGGAATATGTAAAAGCGGATATCAGAACTCTTTGTGATCTGTTTTTAGTAAGAGGAAATTGGGGCAGCTTTGCAGGCACTACAGCAGACTTTTCAAACAGTTTTCATGCTATTATCCAGGTTGCATCCAAAACCGTAGAATTTGATGAAAAACTTTCAGAAGCATCGGACATAGGAGTAAAATTTAGGACTCTTCTTTCCAGAATGGAAAGAGAAAAGGAAGCCGGACGGCAAGCGGCAAAGCTTTTAAACGATGTAAACGAAACCGCTCTTAAACTTATAAACATTTCATTAAAACATATAATAGTCATAGGCAACAACTTTAAGACAATCATTGCCGATTATGACAGGCCCCGACGCGAATTAATCCAAAACTGGAAAGAAATTGAGCAGCATTCGGAAAGACCTGTAAGAGAATGGCTGGTTGAAGCCTATAAAAGAATCTACGATTTTATAATGTTAATGCAGCTTTTTATAAAAAAAGAATAAGAAAGCCTCGAAAAACTTCAGCTTTTCAAGGCTTTTTTATTTACATCATTGTCGTGGGCTGACCCGTAGCATCTAAAGCATCCCGCCATAAGGAGCTTTCAGGGTTGACATATTTTCTTTCCGAGACTATTTGTTCAATCGGCAGGTGAACAAATTTATTGTTGACAAGCCCGATAAGGGTTCGAGTCTTCCCTGCCATAGCAGCATGAACCGCATTGTTTCCTAAGCGCTCGCAATAAACCGAGTCTATAGGGGCAGCAATTGAAGAGCGAATCTGATAACTGGGATCTATGTATTTTAGGTTTATGTGCATACCTATCTTTTCAAAATAATCGGTTATTTCTTTCTTTAAAAACAAACCTATATCCGCAAGTTTTTTATTTCCTGAAGCATCCGTTCCTTCTTCAATATTCATTAAATGCTGACCGGCTCCTTCGGCTGCAACGATGAGGGCATAACCGTTTTCAATAAGCTTTTTTTCTAAAAGCTTTAAAAAGCCGTTTTCACCGCCCAATTCAAAGCGGACTTCGGGTATAAGAACAAAGTGAGCCTCATGGCAGGCAATGGCCGTATGGGTTGCGATAAAGCCTGACTCCCTTCCCATGAGCTTTACCAAGCCTATACCGTTGATTTGCGAACTGGCCTCCATATTGGCTGCCGCCACCGATTCAGTAGCCTTTGCAATAGCCGTATCGAATCCGAAAGATTTTTGTATAAAAGAAAGGTCATTATCTATGGTTTTGGGAATACCTATTACCGAAATTTTTAATTTACGTCTTTCAATTTCTTTTGAAACTTCGAGGGCGCCTTTTTGCGTACCGTCACCGCCGATAAAAAACACCATATTGATATTCATCTGCTCGATTCCGTCTACTATTTCGGTTACCCTTGTACCTCCGCCTCGCGAAGTGCCCAAAAAAGAGCCTCCCGTTTTATGGATTCCGTTTACTGCTTCAGGAGTTAAAGGAATGGGAGAAAACCCATATTCGGAAATAAATCCCTTATACCCGAATTTTATTCCGCTGATTCGGCGGACACCGTACCGTGTCCAAAGACAGCGGACTATAGCCCTTATAACGTCATTTATGCCGGGGCATAACCCTCCGCAGGTAGCAATTGCAGCATGTACATAGTTGGGACTAAAATATATTTTTTGGCGGGGGCCGGCCTTTTCGATAAGGTCGGCGTGGGTTAGAGGCTCTCCGGTTTCACCCAAGGAGGCATCCAAATTATACCTTATAAATTCGTTATCGGTAACATAGTTTGCAATCAGATCTCCGTGTGTTTCCGATAGCATAATAGGAGACTGTATTTTACATTCTCCTAATGTAGAAATGGAAAAGTCCGTTTTTTTCATAATAACCTCCTAACTCCCGTTCAATGAATTATTTAATCTTTCTCTTCAAAAGATAAATCGTTTCCTGCGTCAATTTATCGCCTTCTTTTATATCCATTCTTTTAAACATTCCTTGTGGAACTTCAAGAGCATAGCGTACTGAATAAGTACTTTCAACTGTTTCCAGACTATAAGGCGTCATATCGTATATTTCTTTAATTATACCGGAGCTGTCAATAAAAGCAATTGAAAGAGGGTGAGGCGTATTCTTCATCCAAAATCTTAACTTAGTATCTTCCTTATATAAAAAAATCATTCCTGTGCCTTCAGGGATAAGCTTCCGCTCCATAAAGCCTCTTTGTTGCTGAGCAGGCGTAATTGCAAGTTCCACACTTATTTTTTCGATATTTTTCTTAACGGATTCTTCGGTTTTTGCTTCTTCATTTGTTTCTTCTGTCTCTTCATTTGAGATTTTTTCTATAAAAATATCTTCAGTTTCCATTTTATTTTGAGAAGAACACGAAGCAAAAAAACAAAGCATAAAAACTAAGATTAAGCCCTTTTTAAAAATCATTTATAAATTCCTCTCTTAAAACATCACTATAAGCCTTATCGGTTTGACTTTTTTCCAAAAGCTCATTAAATACTTTTAAGTCAATATATTTTATTGCCAGAGGGCGCTCTAAAATCATTGAGATGTTTTCGTTTTTCCAAATAGCCCTTTTTGGGTCTATACTTAATGGCTCGCCGTATTTTGAAGTCAGGGCAGAATACATCGAATAATAATCTATTCTGTCGGTATCCATCTGGATAATTATAATATATAGATTGTCTTCATAAAACTGAAACCAAGCCCTTTTAATATTACTTGAACCATTTGTTTCAATAAGGCTTCGGTTTTTTCCGGGTAAAAGCGAGATATCCCTTTCTCCCCGATACCCGAATATGGAATCTTTTAAAAGAGCTTCTTTAACGGCATCCATATTCATTCCGAGGCTTATTTCTCGATACCCTGCAGGAAGTTCGGCAAACTCAGGATTCTCTTCTTTTTTTTCGGTTTCAGTTTTTTTAAGAATTTCCTTAGCGGACTCTGTATCTTCGGAAAAAGCAAAGCCTATCAAAATAAAGACTATACAAAAAAACAATTTTTTCATAATGTGCTTCCGTTCTACCAATATCCGCCGCTCTTTGCACGGGCATTCATACGGGATTTTTCAATTTCCTGCATCTTCTTAAAGTAGGCGGCCTGCTTTGAAAGCTCCAGCTCGTCCGTTATGGAAATTTTAGATCCGTCACATCTTACTATGGGCTGCTTTAAAAATCTTGTAACTGCTTCGGATACTTCCTCTTTAGGTATACCGCACATATTTGCCAGCTCGACAGGACCGAAGTTAAAGGTATGATACTTACCCTTTACGGGTTTAATTCTGGATTTTTCAAGCTGAATAGCAAGCATATCATACATTTTTTCGACATGGTCTTTTATAAGGGTATTTGCAAGCTGCTTGTACATTGCCCAAATTCTATCTGCAAAGGTAGTTGTAAGACGGGCAATCAGCTGGGGCTGAGTAGCAACCATTTGGTTAAAGTTTTGCCGGTTTACAGCTAAAAGCTGACATCCTTCGTCGGTAACGATTGCACTGGCAGATCGGGGTTTATTTTCCAAAAGGGCCATTTCGCCGAACATATCGCCCTCTTTTAAGACAGCTAAAAGCACTTCATTATTATCCAAAATCTTTGTTATTTTTACATGGCCTTTTTGAATAATATAGAGCTCGGTTCCGGATTGGCACTCACAAAAAACCATATGCTCTTTGTCATAGAGCCTTATCATTTGATTTGTAGGAGGTTCAAGCACTTCCATAGGAAGCTTTACCCCCATCGCCTTAATAGCCATAACTCTTTTTTGAGCCGCATCGGCAAATTCACCCTTGGGCTGAGCCTTCAAATAATGATAATATGCATAGAGGGCTAAATCAAACTTTGACATCCTCAAATAATATTCGCCTATTGTAAAAAGGTGCGATATACTCGTTACAACATTCCTTTTTAAGGTAATACGGGTTAGGGCCTCATCCAAATAACGCATCTTTTTTGGAAAAGAATAGATAATCTTCATTGCAACAGAGGTATTTTTTTCTATTAAGTGGGGGAACTGATCATAGGGAACGGAAATTAAAAGAGCATCGGTTAAGGCTATCGCGGTTTCAATTTGATTGTGACCCGACATACAGGAAACAACACCTAAAAAATCACCCGGGCCAAGGACATTACCGCCTTCCTCAACTACAACCTCATCCTCTTTTGCAACCTGCACCTTTCCGCTTTGTATAATATAAAAATGATCGGTATCCGACTTTCCCTCTATAAGAATATATGAGCCTTTTTTAAAATTCAAAAACGATAGCTGTAACAAGTTTTAACCTCTCATACCTTTGTGTACTGAAAATAAACACAGTATACATTTATAGTATATTTTGAAAAAGTCGAATTGTCAACCTACCTACCTAAAATACTTATTAATTATTTTTCCGATTGTATTTTTACACCTTTTTTGATAGAATAGGCACATGAGTACCTTTAAAAAAATTACCGATTTTATTGAATCCAAAACAGAAGATATTATAGGATTGGAAAGGCTTTTAACCTCCATTCCAGCTATGGCTCCGGAATCCGATGGGGACGGAGAATTAAAAAAATGTGAAGCCCTGGAAAAATACTTAAAAGAAGCGGGTTTTAGCAATTTTGAACGCTTAGATGCCCCTGATGAGAGGGTTTCTTCAAAAATACGCCCTAATCTGATTGTTACCATTCCCGGAAAAAACGATAAGGAAAGGCTCTGGATTATGAGCCATCTGGATGTAGTTCCTCCGGGCGACATATCCAAATGGGAAAGCGATCCTTGGACTGTAATTGAAAAGGACGGAAAACTTATAGGCCGAGGAGTTGAAGACAACCAGCAGGGCCTTGTTTCTTCGGTTTTTGCAGCCTTGGCTTTTATCAAATTGGGAATCACCCCTGAACATACTATTAAGCTTTTATTTGTTGCCGATGAAGAAGTCGGCTCCCAATACGGTATAATTTACCTCCTCAATAAGCACAATCTTTTTACAAATGACGATTTGATTCTTGTACCCGATGGAGGCGACCCTAAGGGAGAAACTATAGAAATAGCCGAAAAAACCAGCCTTTGGCTCAAGGTTATCACAAAGGGAGTCCAAACCCATGCTTCAATGCCGAACACGGGTAAAAACGCCTTTGTTGCAGCCTGCGACCTTGCCCTCAGCTTAAACGGCTTGGAAAATCATTTTAACAAAAAAGACGATTTATTTTCGCCTAATTATTCAACCTTTCAGCCGACTAAAAAAGAAGCCAATGTACCGAACGTAAACACAATTCCGGGAGATGATGTTTTTTATGTAGACTGCCGGATTCTTCCTTCTTACGATGTAAATGAAGTCTTAAAAGAAATGCAAAAGAGAGCTTCAGAGGTTGAAAAAAAGTACGGAGTGGGTGTCAAGTTTGAATATGATGAACCTGAGGCTTCCCCTGCAACACCTAAGGATGCGAAGATTGTAAGCCTTCTTTCATCTGCCGTAAAAAAGGTAAAAGGAATTGAAACCTCTACAATAGGAATAGGAGGCGGAACGGTCGCTGCCTGTCTGCGCTCTAAGGGCTTTAATGCCGTTGTTTGGAGCTCCCTTGATGACAGCTGCCATCAGCCCAACGAATATGCTTTTATAAAGAATATCGTAAGCGATGCAAAGGTTATGGCAGCTATGATGTTCGGTGTCAAAAATATTTAAAGACCAAACACTTAAAATATGAGCAAAAAAAACTGGAGGGAATTTTCGGCCGCTGAAACAGCAGATTTTGAGCAGCCCGTCTTAATTTCCTCCGCTTTTCAAAAACTGATAGAAGAATCAGAACCCGAAGACTCAAAGGCCCTCCGCCTCCAAGTTGAGCCTTCAGCCTGCGAAAAAACCGTATGCTCTTACGAAACAGCCGACCCTCTCGGCGAGCAAAAATACTGTATCACCCCCTATCTTGTTCATCAATACGAAAACAGGGTGCTTCTTATAACGACAGGGAAGTGCCTTTCATATTGCCGTTATTGCTTTAGGCGAGGCCTCACTGCCCGATCTCAAGATTTCATCGGAGAGAAAGAATTAAAGGAAGTTACGGACTACATCAAAAAGATGCCTCAAGTTACGGAAATCCTTGTCTCAGGCGGAGATCCTTTAAGCGGAGGTTTTAAAAAGCTGGAAAGGGTATTAAAAAAACTAAGAGCCGTAAAAGATGACCTTTTGATAAGGCTTTGTACCCGAGCCCCTATTTTTGCACCCGAACTTTTTACGGAAGACCTTTTGAACCTGCTAAAAAAAACAAAACCACTATGGCTCATTCCTCATATAAACCATCCTGCGGAGCTTGGAAGAGAGCAAACAAATGCCTTAAATGCCTGCATTGAAGCCGGTATACCCATTCAAAGTCAAACGGTTCTTCTAAAAGGTGTAAACGATAATGAAAAAACTTTGGTTAAGCTTTTTCATAAGCTTACCTGCATGGGCATAAAACCGGGCTATCTTTTTCAGCTGGATCCTGCAGCCGGAACCTCCCATTTCCGTGTTCCCTTAAAAGAGGCCTTAGAGCTTTGGGAAAGAGTAGAACCGAAACTTTCAGGTCTATCCCGCCCTCAGTTTGCGGCGGACCTTCCGGAAGGAGGAGGAAAATTTTCTCTTTCAGCTCTTATTTATTCCAAAAAAATCATCGATCAAAAAGAGAATTAAAGTTTTAGTGCCCTTGGTGCAGACGGCATTATACATAAGTATACATATTAATGTATACAAAAATATACAGTATCTTACTAAAAATTATGATTTTTGATCTGAAGCGTCTATAAGTTTTAATAACTCCATTATTATCGGCTAAAAAACCTTGTATCTTAGCACACTTTTTGCTTGCTAATTTATGAGGTAATACTTATGACGGAGAATCTGCTTTTACAATACATTAAAGATAGCAAACAATATCCTCTTTTATCAGCCGAGCAAGAAGCAGAATTAGCCGATGAGGTAAAAAAAGGCAATGCAGAGGCAGTAGAGACTCTTATTACATCAAATTTGAGGCTTGTAATAAAAATGGCTAAAAAGTTCAGCTCAAATGAAAACCAAATTTTAGAGCTCATTCAAGAAGGCAATATGGGACTAATGAAAGCGGCCTCTAAATTTTCAAAATCATTTAAAGTCCGTTTTTCAAGCTATGCAGCTTGGTGGATAAAACAATCTTTTATAAGATACTTAAATTCTTCCGACAAAGTTATAAAACTCCCTGTAAGAAAAGAAGCCTTAATTCGGCAAGTACACAAAGAAGAAGAAAATTATAGAATAAAATACGGAATTTCACCTTCTTATAGCCAGCTTGCAGAAATAATGAAAGAAAAAGTAGATATTATCGCTCAGATAAAATCGTTTAATTATACAGATATATGCAGTTTAGACGATCCGGTTGATAACGAAAGATCGGCAAACCTGTATGATTTTATTCCATGTAATACCTATAACCCGGAAGAAGAGTTTATAGATAATGAATTCAAAGAAAAATTAAATAAGTGTTTGGAAATACTTAATGACCGCGAAAAAGATGTTTTAAGAAACAGATACGGCCTTGACGGCACTATGACATCAGCCACCTTTGCCGTCTTAGGAAAAAAATATTCAATCTCGGCTGAATCCATCCGTCAAACCCAGCTGAGAGCCATAAAAAAATTAAGAGCCGATACAAATAAGATTAGAGCAATGGTCTCGGTATAGCTTTTCTTTCCTACCTGATTTTTTTTATCAAATATGATACAATGGAGCTAGAGGTATAAACATGAACATAGAACTTTTAGCTCCGGCAGGGAATACTGAGGCCCTTGATGCTGCCGTAAACGAAGGAGCCGATGCCGTATATTTAGGCTTAAAAACTTTTAATGCGCGAATGCGTTCCTCCAATTTTGCATGGAGCCAATTTGAGGCAGCCGTAGACAGCCTTCACAAGCGGAATAAAAAGGTCTATGTTACCGTTAATACGGTTTTAACCGAAGAAGAAACCGAAAAAATGTACCGCTTTTTAAAATACCTTGACTCCGTTTCTCCCGACGGCATCATCGTTCAAGATTTGGGCATAGTTCAAATGGCTAAAACACACTTTCCAAAATTAAAGCTTCACGCCTCAACCCAGATGAATATAGCCTCGGCCAAGGCTGCAAATGCTTTAAGCCGATTCGGAATATCAAGAGTCGTTTTAGCGAGAGAGCTTTCATTAAAAGAAATCGAAGCGGTCAACTTAAATACCTCCTGCGAGCTTGAGGTTTTTGTGCACGGAGCCCTCTGCGTCTGCCAATCGGGGCTTTGTATGTTTTCTTCCTACCTTGGAGGAAAATCGGCGAACCGAGGAATGTGTGCCCAAGCCTGCCGAAGACTTTACACGGCCCACACACCTCAAGGCGACAAAGACGGCTATTATTTTTCTCCCCATGACTTGCAGCTTATCGATTATGTTCCCGACCTTATAAAAGCGGGAGTTTCCTCCTTTAAAATTGAAGGAAGAATGAAGAGTGCAGAATATGTAGGAACGGTAGTTTCAGCCTACCGCCATGTAATCGACAACTGGGAAAAGAATAAAAAGGAAGCTGTCGAAACAGGCCGCCGCATTCTAGCCGGAGACTTTGCCAGAAAAAAGACGAGCTTTTTATTTGTTTCGGCAAAGGCTGAGGAAATATTAAACCCGAATCAGGCGGGCGGCACCGGTATTTTTTTAGGAACGATAGACAAAACCGCCCAATTTAAGATTAAAGAAGTTGAAGGGAAAACAAAAGAAGAGCCCATGCGCAAGGTTCACTATGTGCTTTTAAAGGGCGGCTCCTATACTCCCGATTTCGGGGATTCGATTCGGCTTCATACAAAGGATGACCGCGGAAGAGAAAGCTGGAAAATTCAAGATATAAGGATTGAAAAAGCCTCTTCAAAAAAATCAGGTTCGGCCGAAAAAGTATGGATTCAGGTCCCTGCCGATTTCGGAATAGGTGACAGCGTTTACCTTTTGCAAACTAAAAGTATGAGTAAGCGTTATACTCCGGTGCTGCCCAAAACTTTGAGTCCTTTTAGAAAAAGGCCCGGAGACGACAAGCTTCCCGAACTTAAACTCTATCCCGAAGGGAATGCTTCCGGTAATGAGGATGTAAAGGCAGGAGCAAAAAACAAACAGGACGACAAGCGGGCTAAAAAAATTTTGAGTAAATCCAATATCGATATTTTTCCTGACGGCTTCTATGTCCAAGTATCTTCTGTAAACAGTCTCCACACCATTCTTTCCGACAAACCCATGCGGGTCATTATAAACCTAAATGAAGATACTAGAGAAGCCCTAGCCGGTACGGCAAAAAACAGCAAACCTCTTCCTTTCTCAAAACGGGAAATCTTTATTTCACTTGACCCTTTTATGGGGCAAGCCGAAAGCGATGAGCTTGAACTCTATCTTATGAACCTCATCGAAAAAGGGTATACTCAATTTGTAATCAATAATCCTGCTCATATTACAATGCTGAAAAATAAAAATTTAAACCTTGTTGCAGGCCCCTATCTTTACAGCTTTAACCGCTGGGCAGTAAAATGGCTCCAAGAAAATAATATTTTAAAGTTTATATCCCCAATCGAAAACTCTCAAAAAAACCTTGAAGAGGTTTATGCTCCCGGCATGAGAAAACAGGTTTTAATTCCGGTTTTTGCCTATCCAGCCCTCTTTAGGATGAGATTTACGCTTCCAAAAACTTATGATTTTTTATATTTTTCCGATAAACAAGGAGAGGCCTTCAAGACTTTTTCAACACCGTCTGCTTCATTTGTGCTGCCGGAAAAACCTTTTTCGATAACCGACCGCATCGGCTCTTTGGAAAAAAAAGGCTTTGATAAATTCCTTCTTGATTTTTCTCACACGGAAATCGAACGCAGTGAGTACAGACACATTGTAAACTCATGCAGGAAGGGAATTTTTCTCGAAGATACTTCACGCTTCAACTGGAAAGAAGGCTTTTATGACCCTGTAAAAATTGAGGCAAGAAAACAAAAGTAATATTTTAGAAATTATTGATATTTATAAGAATTTATATTATAGTACTATTATCTAAAGGAGTGTTTTTATGTCAGAAACAAAAGGTACCTCAGCTCAAATTTCTTATCAGTCGAATAAGAGGTTCCATTCGATAGGAACTAAACTTTTATTTTTTACTGTTGTATTGCTTTTAGCCCAATATCTAATCATTGCTTACAAGGATTGGCGAAGTCTTAAAAAATTCTCTGCAAATCAAGTAAAAATGATGGCAGACATAAAACACTCAGCTTTCAACCATGAATTAAACACCTATGAACTTATGGGTAAGATACTATTGAATAATATTTCTAAAGATGAGGAAATAATAAAGGCTTTTGCAGAAAGAGACAGGAAAGCTCTTACCGAACTTACCCTACCCCTGTTTGATGAAATGAAAAAAAACTATAAAGCTAAACAATTCCACTTTCATATACCTCCTGCAATTTCATTCTTACGTGTTCACAACCTTAAAAAATTCAATGACGATCTTTCAGATTTTAGAAAAACAATTTTAAAAGCAAATTCTGAAAAAAAAGACATAAGCGGTCTTGAAGTAGGAGTAAGCGA
Proteins encoded in this window:
- a CDS encoding peptidase U32 family protein, with product MNIELLAPAGNTEALDAAVNEGADAVYLGLKTFNARMRSSNFAWSQFEAAVDSLHKRNKKVYVTVNTVLTEEETEKMYRFLKYLDSVSPDGIIVQDLGIVQMAKTHFPKLKLHASTQMNIASAKAANALSRFGISRVVLARELSLKEIEAVNLNTSCELEVFVHGALCVCQSGLCMFSSYLGGKSANRGMCAQACRRLYTAHTPQGDKDGYYFSPHDLQLIDYVPDLIKAGVSSFKIEGRMKSAEYVGTVVSAYRHVIDNWEKNKKEAVETGRRILAGDFARKKTSFLFVSAKAEEILNPNQAGGTGIFLGTIDKTAQFKIKEVEGKTKEEPMRKVHYVLLKGGSYTPDFGDSIRLHTKDDRGRESWKIQDIRIEKASSKKSGSAEKVWIQVPADFGIGDSVYLLQTKSMSKRYTPVLPKTLSPFRKRPGDDKLPELKLYPEGNASGNEDVKAGAKNKQDDKRAKKILSKSNIDIFPDGFYVQVSSVNSLHTILSDKPMRVIINLNEDTREALAGTAKNSKPLPFSKREIFISLDPFMGQAESDELELYLMNLIEKGYTQFVINNPAHITMLKNKNLNLVAGPYLYSFNRWAVKWLQENNILKFISPIENSQKNLEEVYAPGMRKQVLIPVFAYPALFRMRFTLPKTYDFLYFSDKQGEAFKTFSTPSASFVLPEKPFSITDRIGSLEKKGFDKFLLDFSHTEIERSEYRHIVNSCRKGIFLEDTSRFNWKEGFYDPVKIEARKQK